Proteins encoded together in one Nocardioides marinisabuli window:
- a CDS encoding helix-turn-helix transcriptional regulator: MTEPGARTWTLLSNHGHVLVALSRNPTARIRDLAVSVGITERAAQKILADLEEAGYVTRERVGRRNEYRLHPDRRLRHPAESMVPVRDLLDVFATDRAPED, from the coding sequence GTGACGGAGCCCGGAGCAAGGACGTGGACCCTGTTGAGCAACCACGGGCACGTGCTGGTGGCGCTGAGCCGCAACCCGACGGCACGCATCCGTGACCTCGCCGTCTCGGTGGGCATCACCGAGCGCGCGGCGCAGAAGATCCTCGCGGACCTGGAGGAGGCCGGCTACGTCACGCGCGAGAGGGTCGGGAGGCGCAACGAGTACCGGCTGCACCCCGACCGGCGGCTGCGCCACCCCGCGGAGTCGATGGTGCCCGTCCGCGACCTGCTCGACGTCTTCGCGACCGACCGGGCGCCGGAGGACTAG
- a CDS encoding alpha/beta hydrolase, whose amino-acid sequence MKQVVAIVVVLAMVLSALGLALALVLGGVLGSDDPAEAPQPRTGPAPTTSPSGDATEPPDEALAPFYSQSLDWQPCESDPAHECSRLEVPLDYSEPDGETIEVAVLRVPAADPDARIGSLVVNPGGPGAPGTTYAAAGDRVFRQPLLNRYDVVGFDPRGTGGSAPVDCLSDEELTEFLAGDPAPDEPAEVDALVADLEAFFEGCVERSGDLAAHVSTVEAARDMDVLRAALGETGLTYLGASYGTKLGATYAELFPERADRLVLDGAVDVGLSSRELNLGQAAGFERALRAYVADCVDAGDCFLGSTVQEGLDRIEEFLADVDEEPIEGPGGRELSVGTAFYGLITPLYVSDYWFLLSQGLEAAFEGDPTTLLLLADTYASRTPGGEYTDNSAEAIYAINCLDDPSTTPVSEIPAQVPDFLEASPTLGEVFAWSLVGCRGLEVEPDESTRLDDIDAAGAAPILVVGTTRDPATPYEWAEALADQLEPGVLLTRDGDGHTAYNSGNDCIDEAIEAFLLEGTVPADGTTC is encoded by the coding sequence GTGAAGCAGGTCGTGGCGATCGTGGTCGTCCTGGCGATGGTGCTCAGCGCCCTGGGCCTGGCCCTGGCGCTGGTGCTGGGCGGGGTGCTCGGCAGCGACGACCCGGCCGAGGCGCCGCAGCCGCGCACCGGCCCCGCGCCCACCACCAGCCCGTCGGGCGACGCCACCGAGCCGCCCGACGAGGCCCTGGCGCCGTTCTACTCCCAGTCCCTGGACTGGCAGCCGTGCGAGAGCGACCCCGCCCACGAGTGCTCGCGCCTCGAGGTGCCCCTCGACTACTCCGAGCCCGACGGCGAGACGATCGAGGTCGCGGTCCTGCGGGTGCCGGCGGCCGACCCCGACGCCCGCATCGGCTCGCTGGTGGTCAACCCCGGCGGCCCCGGCGCCCCCGGCACGACGTACGCCGCCGCCGGCGACCGGGTCTTCCGCCAGCCGCTGCTGAACCGCTACGACGTCGTGGGCTTCGACCCGCGCGGCACCGGCGGCTCCGCGCCCGTCGACTGCCTCTCCGACGAGGAGCTGACCGAGTTCCTGGCCGGCGACCCCGCCCCCGACGAGCCCGCCGAGGTCGACGCGCTGGTCGCCGACCTGGAGGCCTTCTTCGAGGGCTGCGTCGAGCGCTCCGGCGACCTCGCCGCCCACGTGTCGACCGTCGAGGCGGCCCGGGACATGGACGTGCTGCGCGCCGCGCTCGGCGAGACCGGGCTGACCTACCTGGGCGCCTCCTACGGCACGAAGCTGGGCGCGACCTACGCCGAGCTGTTCCCCGAGCGGGCCGACCGGCTGGTGCTCGACGGAGCGGTCGACGTCGGGCTGAGCAGCCGCGAGCTCAACCTGGGCCAGGCCGCCGGCTTCGAGCGCGCCCTGCGGGCCTACGTGGCCGACTGCGTCGACGCCGGCGACTGCTTCCTCGGCAGCACCGTGCAGGAGGGGCTCGACCGGATCGAGGAGTTCCTGGCCGACGTCGACGAGGAGCCGATCGAGGGGCCCGGTGGTCGTGAGCTCAGCGTCGGCACCGCGTTCTACGGGCTGATCACGCCGCTCTACGTCAGCGACTACTGGTTCCTGCTCAGCCAGGGGCTCGAGGCGGCCTTCGAGGGCGACCCCACCACGCTGCTGCTGCTCGCCGACACCTACGCCTCGCGCACCCCCGGCGGGGAGTACACCGACAACTCGGCCGAGGCGATCTACGCGATCAACTGCCTCGACGACCCCTCCACGACGCCGGTCTCCGAGATCCCGGCGCAGGTGCCCGACTTCCTCGAGGCGAGCCCGACGCTGGGCGAGGTCTTCGCCTGGAGCCTGGTGGGCTGCCGGGGGCTCGAGGTCGAGCCCGACGAGTCGACCCGGCTCGACGACATCGACGCCGCGGGCGCCGCGCCGATCCTGGTGGTCGGCACCACCCGCGACCCGGCCACGCCCTACGAGTGGGCCGAGGCCCTGGCCGACCAGCTCGAGCCCGGCGTGCTGCTGACCCGCGACGGCGACGGCCACACGGCGTACAACTCGGGCAACGACTGCATCGACGAGGCGATCGAGGCGTTCCTGCTCGAGGGCACCGTGCCCGCCGACGGCACCACCTGCTGA
- a CDS encoding DUF2309 domain-containing protein, with product MQADDVLLASRVAARVVGPAWPLHSAVAVNPLAPLESLPFDEVVELARRTHGAELLPSLEWFHDRWAAGRITPAGLLRALADAEGPDAAALPADVATFVSTSSALPTQPRHEPGSVPAGSTPRLCEALEPRSTRQRVTARVDQESGWWCQRAWADSAGTGPGPYRRWHRAASRPGYARASGLTGVTALVRDLPADPAAAVAVLVRATGLPGTALVGYLTRSVASAPGWSAHAQWRAGRGQGDAVLELLALRMALDLLHTGAVGGHDLDLSPAAAYDDCGTQVGDLYRRTWQRALDLSVAERLLPALVHAESAGAETGPAARRRALSQSVWCIDVRSERVRRHLEASGRHETFGFAGFFGVATRHTSADGGSSDQCPVLIAPSSASHTPAGPLGLAQVLHRLSTGANRAPLVPLVTAEVFGLLAAGVSAAATLAPARARRLRSAWTGRTAAAPPTWLVDLETRVSTAEAVLRGIGLVDGFAPVLAVVGHGASTENNAHAATYQCGACGASSGLVNARLLVDALNDPQVRAGLRERGIDLPDDTVAVAALHDTATDEVGLVVDPVVGPEVGPVASPAVDAVADALAQAGRRTALERVRGLPRAERVDGGDPADTRTAMRDVARRASSWAEPTPEWGLAGNQAIVVGPRRLTAGLDLGGRVFLQSYERDLDTDDRVLEQLMTAPVVVSQWISAQYHLSSVAPEVFGAGDKTTLNVVGDVGVLSGAHGDLRLGLPWQSLFTAPPTGPGRQPGAHEPARHLVVVAAGRESVRAVVARHDVLRQLVSHGWSQAVVVDDGAHALLPDLTWRTWVPARPGRAAGQGLGMRG from the coding sequence GTGCAGGCCGACGACGTGCTGCTGGCGAGCCGGGTGGCCGCACGGGTGGTGGGCCCCGCGTGGCCGCTGCACTCCGCCGTCGCCGTCAACCCCCTGGCCCCGCTGGAGTCGCTCCCCTTCGACGAGGTCGTCGAGCTCGCCCGCCGCACCCACGGCGCCGAGCTGCTGCCGAGCCTCGAGTGGTTCCACGACCGCTGGGCGGCCGGTCGCATCACCCCGGCCGGGCTGCTCCGGGCGCTCGCGGACGCCGAGGGCCCCGACGCCGCGGCCCTGCCCGCCGACGTCGCCACGTTCGTGTCCACCAGCTCCGCCCTGCCCACCCAGCCCCGCCACGAGCCGGGCTCGGTCCCCGCCGGGTCCACCCCCCGCCTCTGCGAGGCCCTGGAGCCCCGCAGCACGCGGCAGCGGGTCACCGCGCGCGTCGACCAGGAGTCCGGCTGGTGGTGCCAGCGCGCCTGGGCGGACAGCGCCGGGACGGGTCCCGGCCCCTACCGCCGGTGGCACCGGGCGGCCTCCCGTCCCGGGTACGCCCGCGCCTCGGGGCTGACCGGCGTGACCGCGCTGGTGCGCGACCTCCCGGCGGACCCCGCCGCCGCCGTCGCCGTGCTGGTGCGCGCGACCGGCCTCCCGGGGACCGCCCTGGTCGGCTACCTGACCCGGTCGGTCGCCTCCGCACCGGGATGGAGCGCCCACGCGCAGTGGCGCGCCGGACGCGGCCAGGGCGACGCCGTCCTGGAGCTCCTGGCGTTGCGGATGGCGCTGGACCTCCTGCACACCGGCGCCGTCGGTGGCCACGACCTCGACCTGAGCCCCGCGGCGGCGTACGACGACTGCGGCACGCAGGTCGGCGACCTCTACCGCCGCACCTGGCAGCGCGCACTGGACCTCTCCGTCGCCGAGCGCCTGCTGCCCGCCCTCGTGCACGCCGAAAGCGCCGGTGCGGAGACGGGGCCGGCCGCCCGCCGCCGGGCCCTCAGCCAGTCGGTCTGGTGCATCGATGTCCGCTCCGAGCGGGTGCGGCGCCACCTCGAGGCGAGCGGTCGCCACGAGACGTTCGGCTTCGCCGGGTTCTTCGGGGTCGCCACCCGGCACACGAGCGCCGACGGCGGCTCCAGTGACCAGTGCCCCGTGCTGATCGCCCCCTCGTCGGCCTCGCACACCCCTGCCGGCCCGCTCGGCCTGGCCCAGGTGCTGCACCGCCTGTCCACCGGCGCCAACCGGGCGCCGCTGGTCCCGCTCGTCACCGCCGAGGTCTTCGGGCTGCTGGCCGCCGGCGTCTCGGCCGCGGCCACGCTGGCCCCGGCCCGCGCCCGGCGACTGCGCTCGGCGTGGACCGGCAGGACCGCCGCGGCCCCGCCCACCTGGCTGGTCGACCTGGAGACCAGGGTCTCCACGGCCGAGGCCGTGCTGCGGGGCATCGGGCTCGTCGACGGCTTCGCGCCCGTGCTGGCGGTCGTCGGCCACGGCGCCAGCACCGAGAACAACGCCCACGCCGCGACGTACCAGTGCGGCGCCTGCGGGGCGAGCTCCGGCCTCGTCAACGCCCGCCTGCTGGTCGACGCGCTGAACGACCCGCAGGTCCGCGCGGGCCTGCGGGAACGGGGCATCGACCTGCCGGACGACACCGTGGCCGTGGCCGCCCTGCACGACACCGCCACCGACGAGGTCGGGCTCGTGGTCGATCCCGTGGTCGGCCCCGAGGTCGGCCCAGTGGCCAGCCCCGCAGTCGACGCGGTGGCCGACGCCCTGGCCCAGGCCGGTCGCCGGACCGCTCTCGAGCGGGTGCGTGGCCTCCCCCGCGCCGAGCGGGTCGACGGAGGGGACCCCGCGGACACGCGCACCGCGATGCGCGACGTGGCCCGCCGGGCCAGCAGCTGGGCCGAGCCGACGCCCGAGTGGGGCCTGGCCGGCAACCAGGCGATCGTCGTGGGCCCACGGCGCCTCACCGCCGGGCTCGACCTGGGCGGACGGGTCTTCCTGCAGTCCTACGAGCGCGACCTCGACACGGACGACCGGGTGCTCGAGCAGCTGATGACCGCCCCCGTGGTCGTCAGCCAGTGGATCAGCGCGCAGTACCACCTCTCCTCGGTCGCACCCGAGGTCTTCGGCGCCGGCGACAAGACCACCCTCAACGTCGTCGGTGACGTCGGTGTCCTGAGCGGGGCCCACGGCGACCTGCGGCTCGGGCTGCCGTGGCAGTCGCTCTTCACCGCGCCCCCGACGGGTCCGGGCCGCCAGCCCGGCGCCCACGAGCCCGCGCGGCACCTGGTCGTGGTGGCCGCCGGGCGCGAGTCGGTGCGCGCGGTCGTGGCCCGCCACGACGTGCTGCGCCAGCTGGTCTCCCACGGCTGGTCGCAGGCGGTGGTCGTCGACGACGGGGCGCACGCGCTCCTGCCCGACCTGACCTGGCGCACCTGGGTCCCGGCCCGTCCCGGGCGGGCCGCCGGCCAGGGGCTCGGGATGCGGGGGTGA
- a CDS encoding limonene-1,2-epoxide hydrolase family protein has protein sequence MSEPRDVVRAFLTHLSDGETEQANALLAPDVVWRNTRLPTVRGEKVAEALTMLGERGVGVRVELHHVGADGSTVLTDRHDTLTWKAYGSRFHVDGTFEVRDGLITLWDDRFSWGEASVASVVGLLRLLRAS, from the coding sequence ATGAGCGAGCCCCGCGACGTCGTCCGCGCCTTCCTGACCCACCTCTCCGACGGCGAGACCGAGCAGGCCAACGCGCTGCTCGCCCCCGACGTCGTGTGGCGCAACACCCGCCTGCCCACGGTGCGCGGCGAGAAGGTGGCCGAGGCGCTGACGATGCTCGGCGAGCGCGGCGTGGGGGTCCGCGTCGAGCTGCACCACGTCGGCGCCGACGGGTCGACCGTGCTCACCGACCGCCACGACACGCTGACCTGGAAGGCCTACGGCAGCCGCTTCCACGTCGACGGCACCTTCGAGGTCCGCGACGGGCTCATCACGCTGTGGGACGACCGGTTCAGCTGGGGCGAGGCCTCGGTGGCCTCCGTCGTCGGCCTGCTGCGGCTGCTGCGCGCCAGCTAG